The DNA segment AATCCTGAATTCTCCGTAGTGTTGCAAACCGTCAGGGTTTCACAGGAATCAAAAGGCTGATTTTAGAGATGTTCCTCAGTGCAGCGTGCACCggaattaaaaatacatcaaactgcctttttttctttgcatgctCTTGCAGTGTCCAATTTTCCCAACCCCCAAAATGATTTCCTTGGTTTCTTGCCTCTCAGTCCCGAGGCCCTGCTAAAGGGCCGTTATCTGAGTTAGCTCTGACGTGGGGGTGGTTGGACTCTGCTGGGCGACAGCCACCATGGGAATTTCCATGCCTAGTCAGGCCGGATTGTTAGTCCCCTCCGAGTTCTTGCAGGCATAAGCCACATCCTTGGCGATGCTGCACATCCTGTTGGACATCTGCAGCTCCGTCCTGAAGGCGCTGGGGAAGCAGAACTTCTTGAAGCACGCCTTGAAGTTCTCATCCAAAAAGGCGTAGAGGACGGGGTTCAGGCTGCTGTTGGCGTAGCCCAGCGCCGTGCAGAAGCAGGAGATGGCCAGCTCGAGCTCGCTCTCTGCCTTGGCGCCCAAGCACTGGACCAGCACAAAAATCTGGATGGGAGTCCAGCAGATTATGAAGACGGCCACCACCACCAGGACCATGCGGGTGATGCGCCTCAGGTTTCGGTCCTTCTCCTTGGAGCCTGAGAGGACGCGGACGTTCTTGAGGCGTCGGATCATGAGGCTGTAGCAAATGGTAATGATCAGCACGGGGATcatgaaggagaagagaaagacgCAGATGCCAAACACTGGATCCCAGTAATCCACGGGTGAAGGGAGCTTAATTAGACAATCAATttctgcaagggaaaaatagaaaggagaggaagatcAGCAAACCCATGTCAGGAACAGAAACATCTGCACTTTCAGTTTGGTTCGGCATGCttgatacaggaaaaaaaaatagcagtgaGGCAAAGACAAAGAGGCAAGGGATAAAAAGGCTGTACAGCAAGGAGCTCAACCCACTGACTGCTCCCTCCAGTGCCTCCCCAACCCATGGCCTCTCCTGCCCACCACCATCAAACTCTCCCACCCCAGATGTCTTTTCACTGaccattattttcattttctgcagatcCCATCACCATCGCTGGGATGCCAAAGACAGAAGCCAGTGCCCAGATGCAGACGTTCACCACCTTGGCCTTGTGGGGAGTGCGGATGTCCAGGGCTTTGATGGGGTGGCAGATCGCGATGTAGCGGTCGACGCTCATCATTGTCAGGGTGAAGGTGCTGGTGAACATGTTGTAGTAGTCTATAGAGATGGCAATCTTGCAGAGGACATTGCCAAAGGGCCAGAAGCCCAGGAACGTGTCCGTACCCTGGAAGGGTAAGGTCATCAGACACAAGGTATCGGCCAGAGCGAGGTTAAAGATGTAAATGTTGGTGGCTGTCTTCATCTTGGTGAATCTGAAACGCAGAAGTGAGCAAGGGTTAGAGCTCCAGCTGCCCTTGATGAGCGATGGGTAAGGCACCACGGTCTGATGAAGAGGGCACTCTGTCACGGTAGGAAGGAGACGTTGTGTTTTtctaacaaataaataaataaataaataaataaataaataaataaggaagagAGATTGAACACTGCTCCTTCCTTTCTATTTCCAACGAGCTCattcccagttcctgcagtgaTGAAAATGGTGCTTCCACACACAGTCTCACGGGCAGGAAAAGCTTATTCCCATAGACCGCACGGAAGGACAATGAAAGCCTGAGGCTGTCAACTCCTATcatgctttttgaaaaatgacttCAATAAGACTAATCTAGAATTTCATCACATATGGCTTCATTATCTTAAATACTGGTGAGAGCTTTAGCCAGTAAGCTGATTTGAAAGGCTTCATATGGCCCAGGGATAAGTTGATTAGCCACTTTGTATAGGCTCATAGCCAAAGACGATGGCTAACGTGAACTGTAAGACCTGGGTGAGATGGCCAGCCCTGGTGAGGAATGAGATTTGTATCAGACATCAAAATATCACAGTGGATCTTCCCAAGGAAAGAGACAGTTTGGAGATAAAGACTTGAGCCAAACTCCAAAGGGTTTTTGTCATTATTATATTGCTTTTATCGCATGAACTGAAGGCCCCAAAAGATTCACCTTGCTCTAACGTTGGTCATCTCCTTTTCACAGATGGGAAGTGATGCTGGGAAAGATGTGATCAGCTGCCCAAGGATGCATGCAGAGCGTGCAGAAATGGAAACTCAGCTGTGACTGAGCCTAACCTTTCAGCTCCAGGATGCTCATCTCACGGACACAGAGAGCTAAAACGTTggcatattttaaaacttcagttcATCCATCATTTACTATACTAATGGCCTTTGCAGAAGTGTTGCCAGACATGGCAGACAATGATATGTTATTAATCGAGGGCAAGTTCATTCGGGAGCAACACTGAAACCCATAAACTACTGCGCTATTTCCACTTCGCTAGGCACTAGAATATTACAGGGTCTGATTTGACCTGAAAAGCTTTTGGTCAAATTAAGCCAGGAGAGCAAAGCCAAGGAGCAAAGGAGCCCACCTTTGACCTTGAAAGCCAAGGGAAGGTTTTGGAGGGGGTGAACATTGGCAGAAGCACCTGATGGTCCCACGTGAGCCTGAGTCAGGCTCCTCCTGGCCCAGAAATCACAGCCGCCAAGCAGGTGATGGGTTCTTAGAAAGCCTCCTCAGATCAAACTAATTTATATAACCAAAAGCAGTAAAGGAAAAGTACCGGTGTCTTTGTTGTTGTGAAGGGATGACCAAGCAATACACTTTGCAAAAACAATTCAACCTGGAAGCTGCCAGGGTTTTAACACCTCGGGATTTCCTGTGCAATTCTGCTTTAGGAAGAAAGGAGCCTCCAGTGCCCCGtaccccagagcagcagcaccagggtgggttggttttgctttctcatttttggTATAAATGAGGTAATTTAAGTAGTGGAAACGTGATGGATCTGTGACTGGATTCAGACATTTTCCCTTCTGGGTCAGCAGCTTGTGTCAGTGGTGGGGGGagagaaattaaatcatttttctgtatcagcacataaaaatacataaaagtgTTGTCAGCTCAGGCTTCAGGAATTTATTCAGTCACCTAAGACAGTCTTAGCAAATGACTCCTAGGAGCTGTAGGCTGCCTCTTTGCCCTCAGACCAGGCTGATCTTGCCTTCCCAAAGGTCAAGCTTGTTCCAGTCCATCCTTACAGGATGCGAGGACAGAGGCAATTCATCACCACGCCTCTAACTCCGGCTTCTTTCACTGATGTTATAACTTACAGGAATAacaactgcattaaaaaataatgataatgattaaaaaaaaggccCGCTTAAGCacatagaggggaaaaaattaagaaaaggaattctGAGCAACTTGAGAAACAAGCAACAATCCCTTTGCATCTACCACTAAGGCTGGACCCATCCTCCATCCACAGAGGACAACACTGTCCCCATCCATGCATGCCCCTGTCCCCATCACAACGAGAAGTCTGGGGCATCTCAGCCAGCCCTGTCCAGGCTGCAAACCTCAGCTCTCCATCCCAATCCCTCCACCCAGGAGGCCTCgctgtcccctccctgctgtccctgttGTCACCCCCTCCTCAAGGTGACAGCAGAGCCACCTCCCCTGGCAGGGAGGatgtgctgggggcagctggccCCACTGCTTGCCTCCTTCAGCTGACCTTCAAGTGGATTCtgagccctttttttttttgctcttaacAGGTGGAGAAATTAATTTACACCTAATTAATTACTTGTAGCTCCACTTCTCTCCGCACGCTGAGAGCCAACAGTCATCATCCCAACAAACCAATGTtcccaaacatttccagaatgttcagtacaaacaaaaatcaattaaTCATTTCTCTGTGGATtaaccttccttttctttttccctgggAACTGAGAGTGTTCTCTTTCTTAatctgcacaaaaaaaaaataaaaaataaaaaataaactctcaGGCTGTAGGAGGCACCTAAGACCCCCTCCCAGCACGGCTCTGACTTGGATAAGCCTCTGGCCCCCCTGGAGGACATCACCTCCCTGCTGAGCCACTTTCTTGCTCTTGGTCACAGAGGCAATTTCCTAATGGAGCATCTCCTGCAGGGCAgcccagccagctcccagctctgcatcCTGCTCCACCTTTGCCACAGATGTAATCCCTTTTGCTCTGCTCTCGTGCTCTCCCAGCTATTGAAGCCGAAGAGAAAAAGCATGGAGACAGCAGCTCAGCGCTTggtttcctcctgctttttgctAAGTGAGCCCCCAGGCAGCGTTACACGGGGCAAATCCTTCAGGGGAGGGAACGAggtgggaaggcagcagctcttctatGTGCTGGGCTTTGAGGTCTTGTTTTCGGCAGGGATGGATGGATTCTGCCCCTGGCTGAGCCTCAGGGCAAGCTGCAAAGCTGTTGTTTTGGCATCGCTCCTCCTGTCCACCCAGCTACGGCAGAACAAGCTGCCCCTGATGCCCCAGGGGTAAGCACCAGCCAGTTGCAGCAACCCCAGAAGCTGAAACGGGGCTGCAGACACCAGGGTAGAGGGGACAGAGCAAAGCCTTCAAGCCCAGGGGAGCTGTGAGCATCACCTCCAGGCGCCCTCTGCCTCTTCGAGCCTTTTGGTGGTGATGCTCTAACTCCAGCTCATTGGGATGCAGACAGTGCTGTTCCCTTGAGCAGCTCCCTCCGTCCCCACCAGCCTTCGCTGCCCTTCCCGGACACGCAGAGGtctgcagagaagcagggaagcaaaacacagcagaagaggCTCAGGAGGGTTTTTGCCGAGCTGCTCCAACCGTGACGGTGGAAAACAGCAGCGGTCCAGtgacagctctgctcccagcctgcccgcAGCCCAGAGGTTGTACAAAGCTGGTATTTGATCTGGCACGGACCATCCTGGTTTGTGTCACCCCTGCTGCACACCCACGCGGTGCCCTGCACGTCCCCGCCGCTGCGATCACTGCTTCAGAGCCAGCTCATCCTGAAATTCCTCCCCAAACTAAGCCTGATTGTTCCTACTGGTGCAACAGGCCACAAACAGACAGCAAATTTATGAAGCGAGCTTAAAGCGTTTTGGACTACGAAGCCAGATGCTCCCACAAAAGCAGCCAGCACCACTGGCACATAAAAGCCTGTTAATTACCTGGCAGGATGGTGGCTGACGAGCAAGGGGTTAAGGAGGCTGCCGCCAGCACCACGGCTTTGGGACAGGCGATTTTCTTGCCCTTTGAGTCTCAGCTTGGTGTCTGGGTGACAGCTTTGACAAATGAGCCGTGCTCCCCTCCAGGAGCCTCTGGGGAATGGTGTCAGGAGCCAGCACAGACGAGGACAGGGACACCGCGTGGCCCCAACTGGTGCCATGCCGAGGGCAGAGGCTGGGCTGctgtagcaaaaaaaatcaactctaCAGCTCACCCAGGGTCTCACAGGGGGGCTCAGGGCTGCCTTCAGTTTCAGGAGGGTGTTTGCCagtgcctgctctgcagcaggatgcTCTCATCCCCATATGCAATCTGGATCCACCCCTGCTGCATTGCTTCAGCCCTAAATGCCACCCCAGCTCCTGGGAGCTGCTCAGTCCCTAAAAGCGCTAGGAACCAAGTCCCAAATTAAGCATCACTCAATTACTGTTGCACATGGGTGACTCCCTTCATCTCATCCCACCAAAGCCAGGGGAAAACAACAGCACGGGCCTTGAAGCTGCAagcaggagatggggagagctgcCACGAGCCTTGTGGCCAAGTCCCTGGCCTGGGGGACAATTTGCCCAGGTCCGTGGGGACCTGCAAGGCAGGGGACTGCACATCCATCCCCCACAGCCTCTGCCACGGGGACTCTCCCTCCCGCTCTTCCCATTCTGTACAGACCCCTCAGCACGGGTTTCCCTTCTCTGCACAGTGCAACAATTGTCTTTGTTCTGTTTAACCAGGGAAAACTAAAAAGAGGCAGCTCCAGAGCGAGCGGAGGTCTCAGATGGCCTCGCTGGCATCCGCTGGCTCCGCACCGCATTAAACACTCACTCAATTTCAGCTCTGAGACATGCAGCTGGTCAACGTTCTCCCATTAGAAAGCTTTCTATTAGGAAATCAGCGTCTCAGAAACCTCCTAATTAACTCCATTTTCCCTGTCTCATCACAACCAGCTGCCCTCACCCCCCTATTCGCGGGGATCGATGCAGGTTTCCAGCAGAAGAACGGATGGCGCAGCCCTGCCCGTGCTcctcagcatcctgcagcatcccagccctcATCCTACAGCCTCACCTGCAAGCAGTGAATAAAGGGTAGGGGTCTGAGAGCCCCAACCTGCCTAAAGAGCTGCCTGAACTGCTCTGAAACCACCTTCATCGCCAGGGAGAgctgagcagccccagtgcTTCGCCAAGGGATCTGGGCCCTGCTGCACCAGgagggagccctggcacagaaGGAGGGAGCTGTCCTGCTCCACCCCATGAAGAACCCATGGCAAAGAGCCCTAGAAATGAGGCGTCACTCCCAGGGAGGTTGACCCAGCTGAGCAGATCCAGCACTGAGGAAGGGAGTCCTCCAGACAATCACTGCTGGGCATCGCAGCAATGGGATGGAGAGGGGACAAGAGGGCTTtcccaggccagcagctgcaTGGTGGCCCTGCTCCTTTTCCCTGGCACACCAGGGGCCATGGAGATTTGGGGTCTTGGTCCCTGCACTACAACGCTGTGGTTGTCCTCATGCCCCTCGAGATGCTGGGCAGCTGGGTCTACATCGCCCCCAACCCATggcccagcctcagcagcaccacTGTGAGAACACCACGTCTCCTTCTTTTGGAGTCAtctccatcttttcttcctgaaaacaaagatCTTGGGCATCCAGCATGGCACAGCTCAGTTACGAGGGATCCCAGCGGCCTGTTTTCCCCCactccctccccaaaaccctACCCGTGCCGTGCTGTTCAACTCCTCGGTGCACGTTCATTAAAAGCAGCCCAGGAAATATATGCAGAAGAGAGCAGACAAACAGcagaagaagggagggaggggaggcatTATCTCAACGGGCAAAGGAGCTCCACAATGAGCGAGCAGAACAAAGCCGCAGACGAGGCAGATTTCCACAATAGGCCCTTTACTGTCCAGGAAATTGTGCTCCTGACAAGGGCCCTTCTCGGTCTTATCCAATTAGTTCTTCAAGCACTAGGAGGGGATTGGCAGTCACATGGTGACTGTCACTACAAATTAATCATTCCAAACGTTAAACGACTCCAAATATAATAGAGATGTAGGTTGGCTTCTACAGCAGAGGGGAAAACCCAGAGGAGGCTTGGAGTTCTTATTTTGTCTGAAATACCAAGAGATTTTAAACTTTTCCCCGAGCTGCAAAAATCTCATTCAAGAGGAACAAACAAGCCTTCCTGAAGGCTCCAATTTTCTTGAGTGCTGATATTAGACTCTGTGTTTCCCTACTCcatgaaaaacaggaaacaattACCGTCTACATCACCAAATCATTCCATTTTTGTGGAGGATAACACGCCAGTTTCTTACAGCTTGGGTAGCGTGTTGAAGTCTTGTTATCACTGCTGAAAGGAAggatgaaaacagtttttgtagGATCCACTGTAGTGGGtttgccattttttccccattaatgGAAGAGAAGATATTTTTGAGAATCCCCAATTCCCACGTTGGCTTGCCAGCAACCAGCTTTCAAGCCCAAAAGATGCAATTTAAAGCATGAAGCCCAGGAAGCACTCAGGCTCCAGTCCTGGGAGAAAACCTGTGCTTGAGAAGTCAGCTGGGCCAGCAGAAGACACGCACGTCTGCTAATTTGGCATCTCTGCATGAATTTACATATTTGACCATGGTTAAATTTGAGATACTGAGTTTGGTTTATCACATCTTACCCAAGGGTAagggcaaggaaagaaaaatctttttcagaGGTAACCAGAAGTGGCACCTACAGATGCTTTAGTTCAGTTATAACCTCCCCAGTACATGATTCAAGTGGTCCTTCAAGGACCACATAGAaatactggggggggggaaaaaacacagatcAATACCAAAAAAGAGTAAATGAAGAGTTAAGTCTGTATATATATAGGATTGTACTGGGTAAAATGGAACAGGGAGTAGGGGAAGAGGCCTGGGTGGATGGGGGTGATTCTTGCCTTGAgttttactcattttaaatgAGTAAAAACTGAATACAGAAGTTCCACGGGAAATTCCAGGGctaaattctgcattttcttggttttgtttatcCACCTGCAAGGCATCCAAGCCAACAGGATCAAACCTGAAGCCACCATTTTGAAAGCGTGGCCCTGCACAGGCACAGCACGCGTCCACCCTGACCAGGGTGCTGCTTTGGGACATTTTTGTTCCTGACAAGAGCGAccacagccccagagcagcagccagcaaggTCCAGCCATGGGGACCCTGTTCCTTAGGGGAAGGAGGGATTCTTCTCCCCAGGGGCCAGCACACACCCACGTTCACAGCCAGCAACGTGGCATTGATATTTGGGAACAGAAACCAGTGCCCAGCCCAATTCCACGAGGATGAAACGATGGTGGCTGCTTACGTCCCATGGGACCTCAAAGACTGTGAATAAATTTCTGCCAGCGCTTCTCCTCCTGACACACATCTGAGGTTTGTAGGTGCTCTGGGCGAGGAGCCcaccccttcccctgcctgcacagcagctcAGGCACCCCTGGGAGCTGCATGCCATGGACGAGGACTTTTCCCTCACCCAATCCCTCCGACTGCTCTCACATGTGCCCACTCGGATGACTTTACTACGGTAAACAACTACAAACTACCCAGATGTGGCACTGCTGCACTGCCAGCCTCCTCTGTGCTGATGTGAGCCCTTCTCCCTGCCGTGAACTCGTCCCCGGGAAGAGCTGACAGGCAGCCTGATGAGCAGGAACGTCCCTGTGCCCTTGTAGCAGAGATTTAGCCTCCATCCGCTGACCTGTGATCATCTTtgtgaaggagaaaacaagttTACCGTGCCttttctgtgctggcagcatCCACCTGCACCAGGAACCCGCTAAGATGTGTATACAGGATGGAAGCTGGCTCCTTAGCACACAGGGCACGGAGATCAGAGAAGGGTGGCTGGCATTTGACATAATCATAGCCCTGACAGTGGCAGGAACTCATTTTGCACTTACAGGGGGGAACAGGGTTTCTGATCCCAGGGCAGGGAGCGTTAAGGTGCCAGGAGCGTGCAGGGAGGTCAGCCAGTGCCGCTGGAGCCCTTTGCTCCATCCCTCTGCCAAGGTccctgccctcccagctccAGAGCGAGGAGCCCATCTGAGCCAGAGGAGCCATCCTCATCTCCACAGCACCCTGAcacatcttatttattttcccaaggaATTGGAAGAGCTGCACTTATTGTTTTCTCCCCTGTAAGAGTAAGACTGAGCCTCCCAGCAGGTCCTTTCCCTTGGAATTAAATTCAGCCTTGGGAAAGGGCAGCTCCCAGACGGAGCAGCTACCTGCAGCTGGGTGCCAGACATCACACAGGAGGGAGATGTCCCATCGAGGACCAGGCACATCCCAGCAGCTGGATGCTCCCAGCACTTTGCCCTCCCCGGGGACAttcagctccctgcccagcagcttgcaagaaaaaaaaaaagcccccttTTTTGAGCAGATCTGCACGCTCTGTTCCATTCTCTGGCTTAAACTTTAGGAGGCACCAAAGGGCAGCTGAAAGCTGGTGGGAACCTTCATCACgcctggggagggagaaaaacaaaataaaaccaaaacaatgcAAGAAACGCCACATCATTGCCCCTGAAGCACATCGCAATTAGCGGGGAAGCACCTGTCTGCTCCCACCCCCCCGGCACGGATTGAGAGGGGGGAGACGTGCCCCAGCGGCTCCCTGCGGGTCCTACCTGACAATCACGTACATGACGGAGCAGTTGCCCACCAGCCCCACGATGCAGACGATGGAGTAGACGACCACGATGGTGATCTTGATGCTCAGCGGCAGGAAGCTGTCCCCGGTGCTGTTGTTGAACCAGTTGGTGGGGAGGAAGCTCAGGTTCAGCATGGAGGAGTCGTTCAGCAGCTTGCGCAGGTCGGGGTCTTCCAAAATGTGGGCAGGGAAGAGCGGGTCCATCCTGAGCCTCCAGCCCGTGCCAAGGACCTGGAGCACCGGAGAGACGGCGTGAAGCCTGCTGATGAAACAGGAGCACAAAGCTAAGGGAGAGGGGTGATGTGTGGATCGCTGGGGAGGGCACGGCCCCCCTCTGACCTCCCCAAGAGCATTTTAAGGGGATGCAGCCCCTGGCGCACCCCGAGCACCCCGCGTATCTCCACGCTGCCGGCGCAGGTTACACTGCACCACGCCAGCCCTCCCAGCTCTGCATGCTCCAAACCTGCCTCCCCCAAACCAGCCGGGACTGGGTGACCCCACAAACAGCTTTGTGCCCCCCACACCTCCCCCCATTTGAGCCACCGCAGCCTCCaaccggggctgggggctccccccggCATCCCCCCgacccctgcctgctgcagccctgcggCATCccctgcaaagcagcaggaaaagctcaaagttgggggaaaaaaagataaataaaatagaataccAAACCTTACCTGCGTGCGGGTT comes from the Aythya fuligula isolate bAytFul2 chromosome 16, bAytFul2.pri, whole genome shotgun sequence genome and includes:
- the OPRL1 gene encoding nociceptin receptor; this translates as MDPLFPAHILEDPDLRKLLNDSSMLNLSFLPTNWFNNSTGDSFLPLSIKITIVVVYSIVCIVGLVGNCSVMYVIVRFTKMKTATNIYIFNLALADTLCLMTLPFQGTDTFLGFWPFGNVLCKIAISIDYYNMFTSTFTLTMMSVDRYIAICHPIKALDIRTPHKAKVVNVCIWALASVFGIPAMVMGSAENENNEIDCLIKLPSPVDYWDPVFGICVFLFSFMIPVLIITICYSLMIRRLKNVRVLSGSKEKDRNLRRITRMVLVVVAVFIICWTPIQIFVLVQCLGAKAESELELAISCFCTALGYANSSLNPVLYAFLDENFKACFKKFCFPSAFRTELQMSNRMCSIAKDVAYACKNSEGTNNPA